TCGAAGGACATGACCAAGACGCCACCTTGATCAGACCCTGGGGAATACGGGCCTCCCAGGGCCCTAGTTGGAGGGGACTTTTCAAGTCCCTGGAGGCTCCGAGAGGAGGAGAGTGGGGGTCCCCGCTGAGTAGCTCCGAGCCGCAGAGAATTTCCTCCAGGTTGGAGGAAACACGACTTCTTCTTTCACATTTGAAtgtcagagaagctgggctcACCAGTGACTAACTGCGGCTGAACTTGTGGGTGTGCAGGGCTTATATAGCAGACCTTTCTGACCCCCAGTGACAGCAGACATCTGGACGCACTGGACAGGAGCATGGCCAACCTGCAGACTCTACTCTGGGCCGTCCTTGTCCTCCTCACCTTGGCGCTCCAGGGCACCGAAGCAGgtgaggcgggggagggggggctcccTGCAGAGACCAGAGTCGGCCACTGGCCACGGACTGCCTTCCTCACATGGCCCACGGAGTCTTGGGCTAATTGCAGCGCTTCTCGGGGCCTCGGTTTACCCATCCATTAAGTGGATGTTCTGGAAGGCCTGGGGTCTAGGGTTTGTCTCAGCCGAGTTGGAGGCTTCTGGTGGGTATGGCCTGGGGAAGCCCTGCCTCAGAGAACCTGAGCATAGACTCATGGAGATAGCAAGGAGGGGTCACTAAGAGGGGATGGCTGGAATGGGGCAAGGCCATCACGGGGGTAGGGGACCCTCCCTGGGAGAGCTGGCCCTGCTGTAGCATCGGTGCTGCAGAAGCTGCCACTGTCAGGGGTTCCTGGCTTCTCTTTACCCCCGGTGAAGTCGGGTGCCCGGCGTGGGCAGTCAGGCAAACATGAACAAGGGTTGTTCTGTTTCTTAGGTGTCCTGAGAGGATTCTCTTGCACGAAAGATCTCGTGAAGTagagaggttaagtgacttgtCCAAGGTGGCCGGGTGACTCAAACCCGGGTCTTTGTGACTCCTCTCTGCCTGAGCCCTGCTCCCGACTCTGGCACGCCCTTAGGACCATAGATGGGTCCTTTGCCTCTCTGGACAGTCACCCTACCCGTTGCATGGTGGAGAGAGTGCAAAACGTCAGCCCGTGGACAGCCGCCCTGGAGACTGTGCTGAGCTGTTCCCctgactcagcagggctgggactGGGGGCAAACTCGCAGGCATTGCTGATGCTGTTGGTCCCTTTGACTAAATAGCAGGCGTCTAAGATTCCCTGAGCCCCAGAGTTCCATCAGAGCTCGGGTATCATCAATGTCAGTCTCTGCCCCTTGACCTGAACGTCCCAGtagaccaggggtctgaggatgGACTCTTGGAGGTCTCAGACTTTTCTGGACACCTTTtacatggaaacagaaaaccacaTGTCTTCCCTGGAGCCTAGAGGGTCGGGGGTTGTGACCTAGGGTAACTCCGTTTGTGACAAGctggtcccccccccccgccccggcaGGTCCCTATGGTGCCAACGTGGAAGACAGCGTCTGCTGCCGGGAGTATATCCGCTACCCCCTGCCCCACCGGGTGGTGAAAGACTTCTTCTGGACTTCCAGCTCCTGCCGGAAGCCTGGCGTGGTGTGAGTGGGGAGCTGGGGAGGGCCGGGCAGCTGTGGCCCAAGATGCCCAGGTGCAGAGGGGTTGGGTAGGCCCAGAATGGGGGAATGCTGCCCGGCGAGGTTgggcatctcaagaacagaagtCATGTGGCCATTCGATAAAGATGATCCAGTCCCTGTTCGGGGCCAGGGGAACGTGCTGCAGAGCCAGGGCCGGCCACGGGCAGTGCTGACTTCATGGAGGTGCTCCCTCAGCAGCACGCTGGGAGAAGCTGGAAGCAGCCTTGCCTGCCTAGAAGGAGAGTAGTAAGGGCTGAATCCAGGTGCCAGGCACCCTGCTGAGACTGGGCAGGGGAGCCTGCTTCTCCTCCCAACAGCCTTAAAGGGGATGCGAACATATACACACTCCTGGAGGGAAGGGACTTCCCCGGCCTGAACTCATGTCCTCGTCATCGTCCACCCTGAGCCTCTCATCTTTTCCTGTGCGCTCCTCTTCTTGACCTCTTTCTCCCTGCTCTGGGGCCAGCCTTCGCCGGCTCCTGCTACCAAAGGGCCCAGTCCTTTTCAGCCACAGCCAGAAAGGGAGGGAGCCAGCTGCCCATGCAATCAGACCCTGGAGTGGGGGCTccatcctctcctcctcctccaccctgcCAACCCTTCTCTCGGAGGTGGGTGTGCAGGTGAATACCAAGGAAGTCAAAGCCAGAGGCCCGCCCAGGGCACCTGGCACTTCCATTCAGCCGCAGTTGTCCCATCTGTACAGCGGGACTGGCGGCAGCATGTCTTCTTCTTCATCTTAAACGCCTGTTCTTGCCAAGTGCCAGGTGCTGCCGTCGGCACTCTGCCTACATGAGCTCAGGCCATCCTCGAAACAAGTCCATGAGTGCGTACTTCCCCGGGCTccttttcacagatgaggaagcagccacaggggtaggggtagggtgggggtctTCAGGCCCCGGGGACATCAGAGGGTGCCTCACCAATAACCTGGAAGTGCACATGGCACTGCCCAGGGTGCAGCAAACAGTCACgccatcaatgctgactcagggatcccatcggacagggtagaattgcctctgtgggtttctgagatggtccctCTCTgtgagggattatctgtcctggattccctgtgtttccagttcctatctgtaccagtgtatatcctctggtctagccagacttgtaaggtagaattgggatcatgatagtgggagggaggaagcattaaagaaccagaggaaagttgtatgtttcatcgctgatatactgcaccctgactggctcatctcctccctatgacccttctgtaaggggatatccaattgcccatagatgggctttgggtctccactcctcactccccctcattcacaatgatatgatttttttgttctttgatgcctgatacctgatcccttcgacacctcatgatcacacaagctggtgtgcttcttccatgtgggctttgttgcttctgagctagatggccgcttgtttatcttcaagcctgtaggaccccagatgttatatctttcaatagccgggcaccatcagctttcttcaccacattcgcttattcacccatttgccttcagcaatcgtgtcaggaaggtgagcatcatggaatgccagtttaatagaacaaaatgttcttgcattgagggagtacttgagtggagacccaatgtccatccttaatactaaacctataaatatatgcacatagatctatttccccatcatatatatatatatatatgcctgtatttagacctctataaaaaccctttgcctcctagctctttcctctatttcctttactttcctcttgtcccactatcatgctaagccttcatttgggttttagtaattcctcaagccctaccagtcttctcccaccctcctcaccgctgattttggatcacttgttgttcctttgtccataggtttgttaacaccacttcctttcctccacttccctctctcccatgtccccctggaaccatccatccagttgttttctcctccagatggtttatccagtctatctttttttttcttctttttttacattttattagggacccatacaactcttatcaccatccatacatatacatacatcaattgtataaagcacatccatacattccctgccccaatcattctcaaggcatttgctctccacttgtatccagtctatcttatttagatagacttgcagagataataatatgcagaaaaacaagacagagcaaaacaaaggaagaaaagtaaacaaaacaacaacaaaaaaggaaaagcctgtaaatagttcaaggtctgcttgttggcctttaggagtgttttttcggtagagtctgatggggagccatgccttggccccaaatcCTATTTTCAGTACTCCCTCGGGACCCCCTTTCTCTGCTCGccttgctgttccgttgcacGCCATTTGTGTTTTAAGGGAGGCCAGTCTTAACCCCACTCCTGCCATCATCGGCCAAGCAGagggaccccaccccaccccctgcccaggaCCTGGTCAGGTGTTTGCCCCTGCATGGGCCATGGACTTGCTGTGTGGCCTGGGCCAGAGTTCCTTGTCT
The sequence above is drawn from the Tenrec ecaudatus isolate mTenEca1 chromosome 18, mTenEca1.hap1, whole genome shotgun sequence genome and encodes:
- the CCL22 gene encoding C-C motif chemokine 22, with protein sequence MANLQTLLWAVLVLLTLALQGTEAGPYGANVEDSVCCREYIRYPLPHRVVKDFFWTSSSCRKPGVVLITMRNREFCADPKTPWVKRILQKLNS